In Mangrovivirga cuniculi, the following proteins share a genomic window:
- a CDS encoding ATP-binding cassette domain-containing protein, with amino-acid sequence MIELKNIYKAYKKVPVLKGVSLKMEKGGVYAVLGPNGSGKTTLMKCILGMVLPDEGDVFVGGEAVIRKHLYRENIGYLPQIARFPDNLKVEELFKMISDLRGQKGKSEDLIKRFGLEKYLSYKLSSLSGGPGKR; translated from the coding sequence ATGATCGAGCTCAAAAATATATATAAAGCATATAAAAAGGTCCCGGTTTTAAAAGGAGTGAGCCTTAAAATGGAAAAAGGAGGGGTCTATGCTGTTCTCGGACCAAACGGATCGGGAAAAACTACCCTGATGAAATGTATACTCGGAATGGTTCTGCCTGATGAAGGAGACGTCTTTGTTGGTGGAGAGGCCGTAATCAGAAAGCATTTATATCGAGAAAACATTGGTTACCTCCCTCAAATAGCCAGGTTTCCGGATAACTTAAAGGTCGAAGAGTTATTTAAAATGATCTCCGACCTTCGTGGGCAAAAAGGAAAGTCAGAAGACCTGATCAAACGATTCGGTCTGGAGAAATATCTGTCTTATAAACTTAGTTCGCTTTCCGGGGGACCAGGCAAAAGGTGA
- a CDS encoding nitrous oxide reductase family maturation protein NosD, producing MKNLLMLFILITGTINLHSQKLKVCPDCPYTSIKEAIKLSSPYDTIIVKSGVYKEGNITIEKPLYIIGEDYPVIDGESEFEIFTIKSDSVTLQGLKLINVGVSYTKDLAAINIINSDFVNIKGNILENSFFGVYYQKSSYGTIEGNVIKGNAVKEISSGNAIHLWHCDNMQIIHNQVKNHRDGIYLEFVDSSRIVNNISEGNLRYGLHFMFSNWDDYISNVLRDNGAGVAVMFSKFIIMEDNLFEKNWGTTSYGLLLKEIYDAEIINNKFYKNTIGIYGESATRIKISNNEFHQNGWALKILGSCMDNEVVSNNFIGNTFDVTTNSSRNYNIYQGNYWDEYTGYDLNKDGYGDVPYRPVSLFSHVITKSESSIILLRSLFVDLLNYAEKVTPVFTPESLKDESPKMKPIQ from the coding sequence ATGAAAAATTTATTGATGCTTTTTATCCTGATTACCGGAACTATCAATTTGCATTCGCAAAAATTAAAGGTATGTCCGGATTGTCCTTATACTTCTATTAAAGAGGCGATAAAATTATCTTCTCCATATGACACAATTATTGTAAAAAGCGGTGTTTACAAAGAGGGGAATATTACGATAGAAAAGCCTTTATATATTATTGGTGAAGATTATCCGGTAATAGATGGTGAGTCTGAATTTGAGATTTTCACAATAAAATCTGATAGTGTTACCCTTCAGGGACTTAAACTTATAAATGTTGGGGTAAGCTACACTAAAGATCTTGCTGCTATTAATATTATCAATAGTGACTTCGTCAATATTAAAGGTAACATTCTGGAAAATAGCTTTTTCGGAGTTTACTATCAGAAATCGTCTTATGGTACGATTGAAGGTAATGTGATTAAGGGTAATGCAGTTAAAGAAATTTCCTCCGGAAATGCCATACACCTGTGGCATTGTGATAATATGCAAATCATTCATAACCAGGTAAAAAATCATCGGGACGGCATTTACCTTGAGTTTGTCGATAGTAGTCGGATCGTGAATAACATAAGCGAAGGAAACCTGAGATACGGCCTCCATTTCATGTTCTCAAATTGGGATGATTATATATCCAATGTTCTCCGTGATAATGGTGCCGGAGTGGCAGTAATGTTCTCAAAATTCATCATAATGGAAGATAATCTATTTGAAAAAAACTGGGGAACGACTTCTTATGGCTTGCTTCTAAAAGAAATTTACGATGCTGAAATTATCAATAACAAATTTTATAAAAACACCATTGGTATTTATGGTGAAAGTGCTACCCGAATAAAGATCAGCAATAATGAATTTCATCAAAATGGCTGGGCGTTAAAAATCCTTGGTAGCTGCATGGATAACGAAGTGGTATCAAATAATTTCATTGGTAATACCTTTGATGTTACCACCAATAGCTCCAGGAATTATAACATTTACCAGGGTAATTACTGGGATGAATATACTGGTTACGACCTGAATAAAGATGGATATGGAGATGTTCCGTACCGTCCTGTAAGCTTGTTTTCTCATGTGATCACTAAGTCTGAATCTTCCATAATCTTATTAAGAAGCTTATTCGTTGATCTGCTCAATTATGCTGAGAAAGTTACCCCGGTATTTACTCCGGAAAGTTTAAAAGATGAATCACCTAAAATGAAACCAATACAATGA
- a CDS encoding nitrous oxide reductase accessory protein NosL, which translates to MKYPINLSIFILIFLFSCTPKPQPINYGEDGCHYCKMTIVDSRYAAEAVTSKSKVYKFDAVECLLNFINENGDTEFSLKLISPFDSEGLTSAESCVYLRTPELPSPMGEYLNGLSDHEFAEELQEKHGGEIYTWNELLKKFGSLPEMNIN; encoded by the coding sequence ATGAAATATCCAATTAACCTATCGATATTTATCCTCATTTTTTTATTTAGCTGTACTCCAAAACCTCAACCGATTAATTACGGGGAAGACGGTTGTCATTATTGTAAAATGACAATAGTTGATTCGAGGTATGCTGCAGAAGCAGTAACGAGTAAATCAAAAGTCTATAAGTTTGATGCAGTCGAGTGTCTTCTGAACTTTATTAATGAAAATGGTGATACAGAATTTTCCTTAAAGTTGATATCTCCATTTGATTCCGAAGGCCTGACCAGTGCCGAATCATGTGTTTACTTGCGTACTCCCGAATTACCCAGCCCCATGGGTGAGTACCTAAATGGCTTGTCTGATCATGAATTTGCTGAAGAGCTTCAGGAAAAACATGGCGGTGAAATTTATACCTGGAATGAGTTGTTAAAAAAGTTTGGCAGCTTGCCAGAAATGAACATCAACTGA
- the nosZ gene encoding Sec-dependent nitrous-oxide reductase, whose product MKNTFSILLSFIFLIFLAACGNSGDKKDSGMMNTGDAAQKVYVAPGEYDEFYAFMSGGFSGQISVYGLPSGRLLKVIPVFSQDAEKGYGYNEETKPMLNTSYGFVPWDDAHHPELSQTDGVPDGRWIFINGNNTPRIARVDLTTFETTEIIEIPNSGGNHSSPFITENSEYVVAGTRFSVPFPQKDVPIDSYKENFKGALTYIKADEPGNMDVSFQILVPGYDYDLAHSGKGKSHGWTFFTTYNTEESHTLKEVNASQNDKDFIAAVNWKKAEEYLEQGKGKKMPSDYIHNYYDEETHTATSTEKKEVTVLIPSECPGLIYYLPTPKSPHGVDVDPTGEYIVGNGKLSADLTVHSFSKMLTAIENEEFEGEVDGIPILKLDAVSAGTVSSGGLGPLHTEFDGKGNAYTTFFISSEVVKWKLGTWEVLDRAPCYYSVGHLMIPGGDSKSPWGKYLVALNKITKDRYLPTGPEMNHSAQLYDISGDKMELILDFPTIGEPHYAQAIPADIVMENSKKIYPIEENKHPHAVKNEKDVRVERDGNVVRVYLTSIRSHFNPDNIEGIKVGDKVYFHLTNLEQDWDTPHGLSIMGARNAELLVMPGQTETLVWEPQKAGIYPFYCTDFCSALHQEMQGYIRVSPKGADVPIKWSLDGEE is encoded by the coding sequence ATGAAAAATACCTTCTCAATATTGCTGTCATTTATATTTCTGATCTTTTTGGCTGCTTGTGGTAACTCAGGAGACAAAAAGGATTCAGGAATGATGAATACCGGGGATGCGGCACAAAAAGTGTATGTAGCCCCTGGAGAATATGATGAATTTTACGCTTTTATGTCTGGTGGTTTTAGTGGGCAGATAAGCGTTTACGGCCTCCCTTCGGGTAGGTTGTTGAAGGTGATACCTGTTTTCTCACAAGATGCTGAAAAAGGATATGGCTACAATGAGGAAACAAAACCGATGCTAAACACCTCATACGGTTTTGTGCCATGGGATGATGCTCACCACCCTGAGTTATCTCAAACTGATGGTGTGCCTGATGGAAGGTGGATCTTCATTAATGGAAATAATACACCTCGTATAGCCAGGGTTGACCTTACAACCTTTGAAACTACTGAGATTATCGAAATTCCAAATAGTGGAGGTAATCACAGTTCCCCATTTATTACCGAAAATTCAGAATATGTAGTAGCGGGTACACGATTTAGTGTTCCTTTCCCTCAAAAGGACGTACCGATCGATTCATATAAAGAGAATTTCAAAGGTGCATTGACCTACATTAAAGCCGATGAACCCGGGAATATGGACGTATCCTTCCAAATTCTCGTTCCGGGTTATGATTATGATCTGGCTCACTCAGGAAAAGGTAAATCACATGGGTGGACCTTTTTTACCACTTATAATACAGAGGAAAGTCATACTTTAAAAGAAGTAAATGCTTCTCAAAACGATAAGGACTTTATCGCTGCGGTAAACTGGAAGAAGGCAGAAGAATACCTGGAACAAGGAAAGGGTAAAAAAATGCCATCGGACTACATACATAATTACTATGATGAGGAAACTCATACAGCAACTTCTACTGAGAAAAAGGAAGTGACTGTTTTGATACCATCAGAATGCCCCGGTTTAATATACTATTTACCAACTCCTAAATCGCCCCATGGTGTGGATGTTGATCCAACTGGTGAATACATCGTTGGTAACGGAAAATTATCTGCTGACCTGACAGTTCACTCTTTTAGTAAAATGCTCACTGCAATCGAAAATGAAGAATTCGAAGGTGAAGTAGATGGAATTCCAATTTTAAAATTAGACGCAGTTAGTGCCGGAACAGTTTCTAGTGGAGGATTAGGACCATTGCATACTGAGTTTGATGGTAAAGGAAATGCATATACGACTTTCTTTATCTCTTCTGAAGTAGTGAAATGGAAATTAGGAACCTGGGAAGTGCTTGATCGTGCGCCATGCTACTATTCTGTGGGTCACTTAATGATCCCTGGTGGTGATTCAAAAAGTCCATGGGGTAAATATCTTGTCGCTTTAAATAAAATTACTAAAGACAGATATCTGCCTACCGGACCTGAAATGAACCATTCAGCTCAATTGTATGACATTTCAGGTGATAAAATGGAGTTGATATTAGATTTTCCAACAATAGGAGAACCACATTATGCACAAGCTATTCCAGCCGATATAGTAATGGAAAACTCTAAAAAAATCTATCCAATCGAGGAGAATAAACACCCACATGCAGTGAAAAACGAAAAGGATGTGCGTGTTGAACGAGATGGTAATGTAGTCAGGGTTTATTTAACCTCAATACGAAGCCACTTCAATCCGGATAACATTGAAGGAATCAAAGTAGGGGATAAGGTCTATTTTCATTTGACGAACCTGGAACAGGATTGGGACACTCCTCATGGATTGAGCATAATGGGAGCCAGAAATGCAGAGCTTCTTGTAATGCCGGGCCAAACTGAAACTCTGGTGTGGGAACCACAGAAAGCAGGTATTTATCCTTTCTACTGCACAGATTTCTGCTCTGCCTTACACCAGGAAATGCAAGGATATATCAGAGTTTCTCCAAAAGGAGCTGATGTACCTATAAAGTGGTCGCTTGACGGCGAAGAATGA
- a CDS encoding c-type cytochrome, whose product MKINSLIALVLMLIISACGGDSNHQKSEESSGEVQSMISEPEDPMENWQDNKGIGPVSSVELGEIDPEIAAEGQKLYEELCTACHKVNKKFIGPSPKGLLDRRTPEWAMNMMLNPEEMIQKDPIAKQLLIEANGAPMANQNLTRDQARKILEYIRTL is encoded by the coding sequence ATGAAAATAAATAGTTTAATAGCACTGGTTTTAATGCTGATAATTTCTGCCTGTGGTGGCGATTCAAATCATCAAAAATCTGAGGAATCTTCCGGAGAAGTTCAGTCCATGATTTCTGAACCTGAGGATCCAATGGAAAACTGGCAGGATAACAAGGGTATCGGTCCTGTAAGTTCTGTGGAATTGGGAGAAATAGATCCTGAAATTGCAGCTGAAGGACAAAAGCTTTACGAAGAACTTTGTACTGCCTGCCATAAAGTAAATAAGAAATTTATCGGTCCTTCTCCTAAGGGATTATTAGACCGAAGGACACCAGAGTGGGCAATGAACATGATGTTGAATCCGGAGGAAATGATTCAGAAGGATCCAATAGCCAAGCAACTCTTAATTGAGGCCAATGGCGCTCCAATGGCCAATCAAAATCTCACCAGAGATCAGGCCAGGAAAATCTTAGAATACATTCGAACACTCTGA
- the ric gene encoding iron-sulfur cluster repair di-iron protein produces MQNFIDSTVAEIVADNYKYAEIFKKYQIDFCCKGNIPLKDACDKQSVSPDQVIKDLSEVTERPSEYPDYSEWNTVKLIEHIVNVHHSYVKEAIPLLIEFSWKVARVHGHAHPETITIHRLIKKLADDLITHLYKEEQIIFPSMLYRHNLLQSIWDSKPSDEVTYTDPLEVMHEEHETAGDIIHSISELSNGYQAPEDACATFKVLYQKLEEFEKDLNTHIHLENNVLFPKFFNGN; encoded by the coding sequence ATGCAAAATTTTATTGATTCAACAGTCGCGGAAATTGTTGCAGATAACTACAAGTATGCAGAGATCTTCAAAAAGTATCAAATTGACTTTTGTTGTAAGGGAAATATACCTTTAAAGGATGCTTGTGATAAACAATCTGTTAGTCCTGATCAGGTGATTAAAGACCTTTCTGAGGTAACTGAAAGACCTTCTGAATATCCTGATTATTCAGAATGGAATACTGTCAAATTAATAGAACACATAGTTAATGTTCATCATTCCTATGTAAAGGAAGCAATTCCTCTTTTGATAGAATTTTCCTGGAAAGTAGCCCGGGTTCATGGTCATGCTCACCCTGAGACTATAACCATCCATAGACTTATCAAAAAGCTTGCGGACGATCTTATTACCCATCTGTATAAAGAAGAACAGATAATATTTCCTTCTATGCTATATCGCCATAACCTGCTTCAATCGATTTGGGATTCTAAACCTTCGGATGAGGTAACATATACAGATCCTCTGGAGGTAATGCATGAAGAGCATGAGACTGCGGGAGACATTATTCATTCAATTTCTGAATTAAGTAATGGCTACCAGGCTCCCGAAGATGCTTGTGCAACCTTCAAAGTACTATATCAAAAACTGGAAGAATTTGAAAAGGACCTGAATACTCATATCCACCTGGAAAACAATGTGTTGTTTCCAAAATTCTTCAATGGCAACTGA
- a CDS encoding TolB family protein, which produces MFKQALTLLFLLVSIGIHAQTEPYESTSALKIEDFMKGENFVGFQPENIRWSNDSKRIHFEWNPEKNLLSDQYYYDLDEDKIIKIVPEDYSLIPETGEWNKEHSRKVYSKNGDIYLFDVDKENLIQVTNTVSTETGPEFSGDEKSIIYRRGNNLFSWNLESGTTTQLTDLKSGSEKKESENTEQEGF; this is translated from the coding sequence ATGTTTAAACAAGCCTTAACCCTACTTTTCCTATTAGTATCCATTGGAATTCATGCCCAAACTGAGCCTTATGAAAGCACTTCAGCATTAAAAATTGAAGACTTCATGAAGGGTGAAAATTTTGTTGGTTTTCAGCCTGAAAACATCCGATGGTCAAACGATAGTAAAAGAATACATTTCGAATGGAACCCTGAGAAAAATTTATTATCAGACCAATACTATTATGATCTTGATGAGGATAAAATAATAAAGATTGTACCGGAAGATTATTCACTGATTCCGGAAACAGGAGAATGGAATAAAGAGCATTCAAGAAAGGTATATAGCAAAAATGGAGACATTTATTTATTTGATGTTGATAAAGAAAATTTAATCCAGGTTACTAATACTGTCAGTACCGAAACTGGACCGGAATTTTCCGGAGATGAAAAATCTATAATCTATAGAAGAGGAAATAATTTATTTTCTTGGAATTTAGAATCAGGTACTACTACGCAGTTAACGGACCTTAAGTCTGGAAGTGAAAAAAAAGAATCTGAAAATACTGAACAAGAAGGATTTTAA
- a CDS encoding S9 family peptidase codes for MAEEEALFNTVTQSLAKKNLREQRSEKSGPERPKTIYIGKKRITSFKVSPDTRFIGYSLYERAQAKSTKMMDFVNETGYTREYNARPKVGSPLSSFQTYIYDRERDTTFTFDTKQLPGIYEKPEFLKEYHDEEDYNEKYDDPRDVVLVDLLFNENNEAVVVYRSEDNKDRWIMKADLETGDLDLLQREHNDAWVGGPGISSWNYYPGNIGFTNNPEVLYYQSEETGFSHLYTININSKEKKQLTSGSWEVLKANLSNDKETFFITANKISPFDHHFFTMPVEGGELEQVTTGQGNYEVTVSPDEKWLAVRYSYSNKPWDLYLMPFKAGKEMERITESTTEEFNQYTWRAPEIITFTADDGEEVPARIYIPEEDNKNGAAVIFVHGAGYLQNVHHWWSSYFREYMFHNFLADNGYTVLDIDYRGSAGYGEEWRTAIYRHMGGKDLSDQVDGAEFLIEEHGIDPEKVGIYGGSYGGFITLMALFNASETFNAGAAIRSVTDWAHYNHGYTSNILNTPIEDPKAYRRSSPIYFAENLNDPLLILHGLQDDNVQPQDVIRLSQRLIELGKHGWETAYYPVEPHGFKEAASWTDEYTRIYKLFQKHLLDKK; via the coding sequence ATGGCTGAGGAAGAGGCATTATTCAATACGGTAACACAAAGCTTAGCCAAAAAGAATTTAAGAGAACAGCGATCTGAAAAATCAGGTCCGGAAAGACCAAAAACAATCTATATAGGAAAAAAGAGAATCACCTCATTTAAGGTTTCCCCTGATACACGCTTTATCGGTTACTCGCTTTATGAACGAGCTCAAGCTAAATCTACTAAAATGATGGACTTCGTTAATGAAACTGGTTACACCAGGGAATATAATGCCAGGCCAAAAGTAGGTAGTCCGTTAAGTTCATTTCAAACATATATTTATGATAGAGAAAGAGACACTACATTCACCTTTGATACAAAGCAGCTACCGGGTATTTATGAAAAACCTGAATTTCTCAAGGAATATCATGATGAGGAAGATTACAATGAAAAATATGATGACCCTAGAGATGTGGTTCTGGTAGATCTTTTATTTAATGAGAATAATGAAGCTGTGGTAGTCTACAGATCCGAAGACAATAAAGACAGATGGATAATGAAAGCAGATCTGGAAACCGGCGACCTGGACCTTCTGCAAAGAGAACACAATGATGCATGGGTAGGAGGTCCCGGAATTAGTTCATGGAACTATTACCCTGGCAATATTGGCTTTACTAATAATCCTGAAGTTCTTTACTATCAGTCTGAAGAAACTGGTTTTTCACATTTGTATACTATCAACATTAATTCGAAAGAAAAAAAGCAGTTAACTTCCGGATCATGGGAGGTTTTAAAAGCAAACCTTTCCAACGACAAAGAAACATTCTTTATAACAGCTAATAAAATAAGTCCATTCGACCACCACTTCTTTACGATGCCTGTTGAAGGAGGTGAACTTGAACAAGTTACCACCGGCCAGGGAAATTATGAAGTTACTGTTTCCCCGGATGAAAAATGGCTGGCTGTACGTTACAGTTATTCTAATAAACCATGGGATTTATACCTTATGCCTTTTAAGGCTGGCAAAGAAATGGAAAGAATTACAGAAAGTACTACTGAAGAATTTAACCAATATACATGGAGAGCACCTGAGATCATCACCTTTACAGCAGATGATGGTGAAGAAGTTCCGGCAAGAATCTATATTCCTGAAGAAGACAATAAAAACGGGGCAGCAGTAATCTTCGTTCACGGAGCAGGATATCTTCAAAATGTACATCATTGGTGGTCATCATACTTCAGAGAATATATGTTCCACAATTTCCTTGCTGACAATGGATATACAGTTTTAGATATTGATTATCGTGGAAGTGCAGGTTATGGTGAAGAATGGCGAACTGCCATTTACAGGCATATGGGTGGAAAAGATTTATCAGACCAGGTGGACGGAGCTGAATTTTTAATTGAAGAACATGGCATTGACCCGGAAAAGGTCGGGATTTATGGAGGGTCTTATGGTGGATTTATCACATTGATGGCCCTTTTTAATGCATCAGAGACATTTAATGCAGGAGCCGCAATTAGGTCGGTTACCGACTGGGCTCATTATAATCATGGCTATACTTCTAACATTTTAAATACACCCATTGAGGATCCAAAAGCATACAGAAGAAGTTCTCCAATATATTTTGCAGAAAACCTGAACGATCCTTTATTAATTCTTCATGGGTTACAAGATGATAATGTCCAGCCTCAGGATGTAATTAGATTATCCCAAAGGCTGATTGAACTCGGAAAGCATGGCTGGGAAACAGCTTATTACCCGGTTGAACCTCATGGGTTTAAGGAGGCAGCCAGTTGGACAGACGAATACACTAGAATATATAAGTTATTTCAAAAGCATCTGTTAGATAAAAAATAA